tttctgggctggtatttgagagaccccagtacaacatcgtgacggccaaatgtggttaagacagGAAAAGGAAAGTTATGGTCacaattggagagatgccagctatccagcagaaagcagaaaggatgcaagaaaaatacacatggctacgaagaccaggccatcatcgacgcagccacagccataatggattactttttccctgacctaatattttttcttgaaaactgtgtttttttttacaaaacatatccaaaaataaaagagtttatgttatgatttttcaaaattaaccgattgtccgaaaaattattttttattcttttttcagaaatgacaaattcataacatttggaATACTGTAGAGCAAAGGCGCGCATCTAACTGTTGTCGTTCAAttactcttgaaataaaagcaaattgaATTCCGTTTGCTTAGCAAATTGttactatatatattaccttcaaaacgtagtacaagcatttctcgagttgtgtttgtaattgggcaaatacatatttatatacaaaaagacaaatgcgcacctttgccccatagtgggggcaaaggtgcgcaccgtacGGGGAAAAaatgcgcacttattgaattgaacttctgagataacttatacccaaaataaatgctttatcatcagaagcgggagaagcatcattactagagagtgtagGCACGGCCAAGTAGGCAGGAGGGGGGTGTTCTATTGTTTTTTTGTGGAtggagaagagtgggtgttatggtcgaacataccacgtggtaatttttgggagggaggagactgacaatataacatatccgaaaatgtccaacatttgaaacagaatttgtttttattaacaaactagctgacccggtgaacttcgtcccacccacaattgatatattgatataaatcatttcgaacactcaagttcccacagaaattatttttatgtacgtaatctatactcgcgaatgcatggtgaaaataaaaacatttttttgaattttgaattatttttaagcaattaattatatttattccTCACCTTGGATTTCGGTTTTGAGGATTCCGATGCTTTGCCTTGGaacgctgttgcttcgttgtgctgttgtggagttcgaagagacagacgatggttcctcatgaagctagaatcccaatctcttcctgccagttttgcaacttggttgaattcgtgctggaggttgttggcttctgcaaaatcaaacgccagacgccAGAGAGTCATACTATAGAAAGCTTTGCCCAGTGCCCTGCAGTGggccgccagatcctcagaatGTTCAATCGTATATACatatctgaaccgccctaggcGCTCGCTGATAcattccagcagaagtagaaatgtcaataaaagaatattcaaatcataaatcactttctgatatgagcctctttctCAGAAATGGTTCaaaaataccgaggtctgccgcaatccgatgcCTCGAGACTcgctcccgaagcctctgtcgggccatttgagcatttctggagtgcatttcttcaaataaattttcttcttgtgggtcccgtaaaaaaattgctaaaaacattttaaaaatttgtttcagaatcaaattttcaaaaaaagctcttgaactttttcacaaaaccgAATACGCACTATCGTCTACTATATAATggaggtttccttgacagtatAGTTTCGAACTGTCAGTTATTTGAGGTAAGTacatcgtcatctccaaaactgaaaaaagtagatcaaaaaatcgcaaaactttttttacctcataactttttgtcactttcatgaaatgtatcttgtttatatgaaatgtatcttgtttatatgttgAAATGTATCTGTTGTTTATATATAAGAtacatgaaatgtatcttgtttatatttatatgCTTCTGAAAGGCCAAtgtgcacttttgccccgtgcgcaccttcgtcccgcactactctaacgattcatcgacatatcagattgaagccaattagctagtcttcgcTGAAAAGATATCACACTtgcgaaataattgaattttgttttcatagttattgattgtatttgttttttatagtttacatggtttcgggaccaaggatgttcatgtttttttcttgaaagatgattttttttacataatatatccaaaaatcagagaggtcttgtttttttcttttttgagttgtGAGTTTTCAATGTTGAGATGTTTTGGTTGCGGTAGCTTGATGGAAATATAATTGAAACATGACGAATCAATTTtctcgcaagtgtaatattttttcaaaaaaaaaactgactggcttcaatttggtatgccgatcatctgaatcggtccagttcttcaaaagataaaaaagcattttttggaaaaaagggaaatttgatttttcggatcatcggTTAAATCGTAatggaccactctaaaatggaggAAATgttcaccctaatgaaaaaataaaaaatacgggtctgatgttttgcgataaagaacaaaattacccattttgacgaaaatttgaaaacctctatatcagtttggcatggaatagctgtataCAGGTggtcctgaaaatcaattttcccagtgtttttaaaaatgatacaataattcataacttttaaactatagatccatatgatcgatatataaaCTTGTATCTAATTGGCTAATCTTCTTTAAACATATATTATACtttcaaaaaatggatttcgttttcgcaataatttattgtatttgtttctccttaaatcagagaggtgttttttcgtttataagttatgatttttcaaagttaacacgtttacagtcttcgttcaataagTATATATTATTGTGAGGAACTTCGGCTGAAACACATTCAATCACCTCAAAACGCCAAGACAAGAATTCATTTTGTCTTTATTTTGAAGACATTCGACAATGTGATTCACACCTTCATTTTCATACTCAAGCTGCTTATGTTAAACTCTTGATATCATCGTTGTCCTCGATATGTAGAATAACAGATTGCATAATTGTTctcattgaaaaaaagtttttttctgtcTGTTATTACAGTGACATCGCAAATTGCCTTACATCGCTTCTGTTACGCTCATTCGTGAAAAATATTGAGGTGCTAGATCCATCACAATTGGGACTGCattgttcgtttttttatcaggataaataaTCCAGCAGTTTGGATTATAAAATGTTCATCAATCAGTAAGCCTACAAGAAGCAGGAGTGATATGCGTATACGAAAATATCTTTACGCGTAAAATGAGAGCTCAATAGAGTTCACTGGGCCCTTCAGACTCATTTTTGTTTTCCATAGACTGTATGAGACGAGTTGAAAGTTGTATGAGAATTCAGGGGAAATATAACGTAAATCAGTGCCACGCTTACCATAAACAATTCAAATTTTAGTACGGCAAAAAATAACCTCTCGGCCTATATTTGAGACACtcgcaaaaaacaaatgtttcatATGCGATAAAATGAATTTTACTAAGCAGAGCGAATGAAGAAAGATAACTACCATAATTAATCATTTCTGAGTAGAAAAATCAGCATCCCTCGTCAAGTATACAATTCAATCAACACGAGAACCAAACAGTCCATTTAGTGAAAGACAATAACATACGCTTCATTGTATGTTGTATCCTTAAACTGAATAGCAACAATGTCGTAGTGCGTGTGCAACGGGTCCACCACCCGATGACTAGTCTCTCTTAGACCCGAACGACGATGACAAGAAACAAAAGTAGTATACGACATTAATTAAGACAGTCGCAATATGTAAGAAGGAAAACGATAATCGCGATACTTGATGCTGCTCTTGCTGGTTTCGCGcctcctgctgctgctgttctGTTTCTGTCGCTATTCGGATCGAAAAAATTACATCCGTCTCGCGGGCGGTACCGATCTGCTTTTTTGGACCTACTATAAAAGATTGATCGAGTGAATGGAGAGGCACAGTCAACGTTTAATCGTTCAACAAACCACTTGCTTCAGAGCTAGCATTTTTAACGTGCACAACACAGACCTTCTAAAAACAATCCTTCAAAATGTTCAGATTGGTGGTGTTGTCTGCTGTTtttgccgctgctgctgctgccccaAGCGCCACTTTGGTCGCTTCGGCTCCACTTGCATACTCCCATGTCGCTGCCGTTCCAGCTGTGGTAGCCCAGAAGGAAATCTCCTACCAAAAGAGCATCATTGAGGAGCCAACCATCACCCACGTAGGAAACATCGAGAAGAAAATTCCAACCGGACACTCGTACCAGAGCTTCACTCAGTACCACAACGAGCAAGTTGCTGAACATGTGTATGCCCCAGCCGTCAAGAAGACCATCGTCGAGACCCCAGTCGAGAAGACCGTCTACCAAGCCGCTGCTGTGGCTACCCCAGCCATCACCTATGCTGCCCCAGCTCATGTTCAGACCGCCTACGTCGAGGCTGCTCCAGCTCTGACCTATGCGTCCGCTCCAGCTCTGACCTATGCTGCTGCCCCAATTGCCAAGGCCGCTTACGTCGAGGCTGCTCCAGCTCTGACCTATGCCAAGACCTCTTATGTCGAAGCTGCCCCAGCTCTGAGCTACGCCACTGCCTACGGAGCTCCTCTGGCCAAGACTGCCTACGTCCACAGCTACCCAACTGTCTACGGATCTGCCCCAGCGGTTTATGCTAAACATTAAAATAGTTGACTGTCAAACCAAAATTCGAACAATTCTAgtgattatttttcttttgttcgcTTTTTTGGATTGTTctgtgaaagatgagaaaaataaaaacgactGGATACTAGTGTAAATTACGAACTGACATCTTGGAATTTGTTTTATGGAAAGAAATTAAGCTAAAACAATGACATGGATTTGAATTGTTTACAGCGACAATTGCAAATTTTCCTTAAACGCTTTACTTGCGGACTGTCAGTAGAAGAAATATGAGGATTGCAATTGATTACCTCGTTCTATCAGGATGAGATTTGGATGACAACTCATTCTCTTGTATTATACTAAAGCTTAGATCAGTTAGGAATGGAACAGATTCAAATGCGTATATTTCGTTCATGATTATATGAATcgtaatttttttgttgataacatgtgataatatgtattttctgaaaaaaaatattaaacaaactATTGTCGTATGGAAACCTTTGATCAAACCTTTGGACGGTAAAATAACATATTACTACTCTGAAGGGTACTCGTTGATTGATCTAATCTTAAACTATAAGACGGAATGCATTCAAAATTTCAACCAGGTTTCAAGTCCTGGATCTTCTAAACATAAATTTATGAAGAATTAATCctcgaaaattaaattcaagaTTTCATCAACTCATTCAATTTATTCGGATCAAAGTACGACAACTACTGTTTCAAAGTAGAACcttgattatccgcgaaagcgagtgcCATAGTAATTCTACGGAACCCGCCGAAATTTGTTAATGAGGGACAGGCACTTGCTCTTTTGTATTGGTTATGTTTCTCACATTGTCTGACCATACAGATGGACAGTTTAGTGAtgtctgtattgataaaacacagttttcatgctgaaaatattttatcatgTGTGCACTTCACGCGATTGTCTgatcaatttttcatttcccAGTATTCGGTTCAGCTAATGCATCATATTTATCCAACAGAACTCGATTTTTTTCgatcaatgagaaaaaaaatttggatagTTTCCTAGACGCACTAAACATTTACGTTTAAGATTACTTTCAACCTTAGCTGATATGCCAGAACTAGTCATGATGTTCATTCCAATAGTGTTTAATGTTGTGTAAATAAACAATGAAATAATACAGTGACGTCTCGATAATATCACTCTCGATTTTATCACtgaatgtttcgtttatgtcaCGTTTTTCGAAACAAAAGAAATAATATGCAAATTTCAATTCGTCGTTGagatattgaacaaaaaaacaggaaactCTAAAAAAAGGGGGGGCCggagtgcaagtcagaagaaagggcctggccgggtgagggagtaaaaagtgcccccaaaccaaatcactagctgtatggcaaatattataaaggatattaaataagaaattttggcggtttattttaacccctatgtggtttgacgtaggatctatagagaaaaacgtactttttcgtttatttcacgccattctcaatagatccgagataaaaatttgaaaaaaatactgaatgtacatcttaccacggtgtatcaagaaaaattatcaaaaaaaactttcatcaaaaattttagtactaaaaaaatatttaaattctgaaaaaaaaatttttgggatttagaaattcagtactactctaattcatatttaaatgtgctcttacggattttctaggttgataaatatcttcaaactgttttgacgtaggattacgtctttcgggaatatattggggtacaaattgaaaatcgaaaatcgagtacatcgtgaaaattgtctaatttcaaacgcttattgctcagtaattccatgatggattgattaaatttttgcgtcaatcgatttcggcactccataacatttttttatattgaagaaataatatatgtcatgaaactaactatcgagcaATCAAAAATCTCAAATCTCAATCTaacagaaatacccacttctgattggtcgaaattgacgacacatgcggcgggtcactaagagagacatcaaaaccaagctccctggggaaatcggcatagcaaatacattaaagtagggggagctttcgttcgttcctatcgaaatgtgttccctaacagagacatcaaaaccaagctgcctgggagaaatcgacattgcaaatacatataagtagggggaacttttgttcctaccgaagtgtgttccctaacagaggcatctaaaccaagcttcctgggaaatcggcattgcaaacacatgaaagtagggaggacTTTAAttcccactgaaatgtgttccctaacagagacatcaaaaccaagctgcctaggggaaatcggcaattcaaaaaaggagaaggagaacttttattcctaccgaaatgtgttctctgtaatgtaattcttcaaacatatccaaaatcaacagaaagcctaacggaatcctacgtcaactatgcggtcgtgtctcggatacaaccctcctgtgacttttttttttttcaaatatctaataataaaaataaaattaaaaaaaatacacagtacaaaaaaatgatatagattttctggcttttcgaaattttgaaaaaaaaaatataactttgagacctactactgctcaaatttttatttaaatgcgttcgtatttgtcttttttctacatgtgacgtaatttttcctgaattttcaagAGAATTgttagacacaaaaataattttcttcatcgtctgcattattatttttatttttttgtaaacgattattttattgtatttgtggttttcaattgaaagattaaaataaaaaaaacaaatcggatttgtggtctcgaagttatattttttttcaaaatttctaaatgccagaaaatctataacatttttttgtactgtgtattattttttttattattttatttttattattagatatttaaaaaaacagcttgaagatatttatcaatttaGAAAATCcttaagagcacatttaaatatgaattagagtagtactgaatctctaaatcccacataggggttcaaataaaccgcaaaAATTtctatttaatatcctttacaataattgccatacagctagtgattaggtttgggggcactttttactccattacttaaccactctttggaaatataaaaaaaatattttttgataccgcgcaaaactgaaaaaatctgaaaaaaatctgaaaaaatcacacatatctagaaaaaccgtagaaacatattaaaatatgaattagagtagtactgaatctctaaatcccaaaaaaaaatttttccaaatttcaatatttttttttagtactaaaatttttgatgaaattttttttcgataattttttttgatacaccgtagtaatatgcacattcagtattttttttcaaatttttatctcggatctattgaggatggcgtgaaataatcgaaaaagtacgtttttcactatagatcctacgtcaaaccacataggtgttcaaataaaccgccaaaatttcttttttaatatcctttacaatattcgccatacagctagtgatttggtttgggggcactttttactcccttacccggccaggccctttctttgacgaccagaacgggaatcgaatccgatcccccgcatgataatgtgggacgctaacctcTCGGCCACGAGAGGACATatctcccaaagatacttatagtataaatataaaaaagtcagagattcgactagaaagtagtcacattttgtaaaacatccgaaaacaaaccgtatatgttttgatttttttaatataatgaaATGTACGGCCTGTGCTGTTTCTCAGATTGATTCGTGTAAGAATCAGTTATAAAGTATTTTATTTCGTCAATTGTTGAAGTTCCATTTGAAGGTAGCCGGTGATACATTTTTGTGGCAGCTTTTGCAAATTGGAgtctgtatttattcctctGGGACGACAAATAGGCGAGATAAAAAACCCTCCGGGAAGTGATTCGAATCGGTGGTATGTGAGCTTTGACTAGTTTTTTGAAGATATCCAAATTGAATGTTATAGAATGAGTTCACTCTCATGTTAAGACTTACGTGACCAGGACACCAGAAAGTTGGACATCAAAGATAACATTTTTAAGAAATGATTCACTTGCACCTGCGTCGTTTCAATATAGTAGTGCCTTCATTTTAAAAAGAGTTTCGGAATCGTAAACTTCAAATAATGTTTGTGGCGAAAAGTTTTCAATCGATTACCGGGTAATGGATAGTTTCAACCTGGTATATAATTGCGACGAAtatagtttatttttcaaaatattaaaatagtATATTAATTCATTTGGAGAAAAAAACAGTGTTGCAGAAATCATAATTGATAAAACCGAATAACTTTCATATCGTGTTCATATTTTACTGGTACTCTCAAACTGCCATTGATAATAACTGGGAGATCGAATTATCTTCGATGTTTCAAAGATTTGTGACTTCTAGTGTACTACCGAGGTTCTGCTGTTGCTTGGATGAACCggcaactaaagggtgtgtcacatcaaattgcatcacggaaaaaacgctgtagaaatttaatttttaggaattatatcttcagctttcgcttataatcagataagagtgtatagatcacgttggccatgcttcactttcaatttttcgtaaatttggaaaaatgtcgtcgaacgaaaaagagcgtcgtgaattaatcctgcgcgctcatttcgagaatccggagttgtcacatcgggacatcggtaagatgctgggaatcgtccaatccacggtcagcagagtactaaaacgatacttcgagaacctaaccatcgaccggaaggtgaagaacggcaaaaatggatgctccgtcagtgaaaaagatcacaagcgcgtagttaagcagtttagacgtgatccgagaagttcggtccgggatgtcgccaataagctgaatttgtcaagttcattcgtccagcggaccaagcagcgggagggcctgcgtacatacaaggttcagaaggctcctaaccgcgacgaaaggcaaaacatggtggggaagacgcaagcccggaagctgtacaccgaaatgctgacgaagccgcatttcctggtaatggacgacgaaacctacgtcaaagcggactttcgtcagctgccgggcctgttgttcttctccgcagaggacaaattcagcgttccggaggagattcgcaagcagaaactatccaagtttgccaaaaagtacatggtgtggcaagcgatctgctctttcgGAAAGCGgtgcgcccccttcgtgatgaccggcacggtaaacgggcaggtttaccttaaggagtgcctacagaagcgcttactaccactattgaagcagcacgagggcccgaccatcttctggccggatctcgcttcgtgccactattcaaaggacgtgttggagtggtacgaagccaacggggtcaccttcgtgccaaaggaaatgaacccggccaacgcgccggagcttcgcccaatagggaaatattgggcgattatgaagaaggccctccagaagaacccaaaagttgtcaaatcggaggcggacttcaagagaaaatggatttctgttcaaaaaaaactacaacctgacgttgtacagaaccttatggacggggtaaagaggaaggtgcgagcatacgggcttgggctcgaagtatgaataaaaagaaaatgccaaaagttgtttaatagtttttattttactgtctaaaattttcaaaaggatcggtctactgagcgaatttctacagcgttttttccgtgatgcaatttgatgtgacacaccctttattttatgAATGGTTCCAAAATCAGTTTGTTCCGGAAGTTTGTCAGTTTGTaccatgaaaaataaaaactacaacTTAAAACCGTTTTATTAATATGATAGATAACTGCACTGCGTACCACTGAGGGGATAAAGTTTTCTCTGATAATAGATTGAAATAAGCTTTTTCTACAAATGCTGGCAGTCAACGATTCggtaacactgaagaaattcgtgacgcagttacatcgtacttcaaaaagtaggACGCTACGACCTTCGCGCTCGGATTagaaaaaactcgtgccacgctatgaaaaatgcctcgaacgttacggcgattatgcagaaaaatagaaaataaaacgtagattacgaaaatcaccttgttttttgtcctaactttatttttccgcgatttctgaagcactgaaacttattttttaaacgaccctcgtattagttcacaaaaatgtttcgaaaacctGCTCACGACCCAAAACGAAGCGCTCATAAATAGAAAATAACGGCACTCGGTACAAAACAAAAGATTATTAGCTTGAAAACAGAAGAGAATAGTCACGGTGCTGGTATTCTCCTTCGTGAATTATGCTATATATTcggctattccatgccaaaccgataacacggcaaacatatttaaagggcctatttactattaaaaagacaataaattacaaatatttttttaaatatctccagaatggctacatttagaaggagattgataataaccttttttgttttaaataacatcaggattcataatttgtgattaaaaatgactgctaacatacaagaactcgaagtttcgaaaattcctaaaaattcgatgttccacaaagttcgtcaaaaatagttttaccatcttgggcccattttttaaattttctgcatgacttctattttgtatgaaaaaattaaaaaaaaattttaaaatatgtattttggatattgcaaattgaatttttattttgtaaataaaaaaaagagttgtAGCATACTAGATTTCTATATCATTTCCAAAGATCATAAATTAGAGAATCTTGACGTTTTCCAAAAGAGCATACATGCAGCTCAATTTCGAAATGTTCTTACGCGCATGTTAGATACGCTTGCATCACATTCGTTCAAGTGTCAAATAACAATTCCATGAACTCATATGGAACATAGCGTTCCATAGCTAATAAATTCCTTTAGCTGACATACAGCATTTCTTAGAACCAATCATGGTCATGTCATTTTACACCCATCGGTTCCCAGGCCACACAAGTACTTTGAACCCATCGATTCCCATGCCACACAAGTGCTTGTAATTTGAGCAGCACGCTGAGCAATTATGTTCTTTCTTTCATACAGTCGATCCATTCTAAAGTAAGCAATATGAACACGCCTTCGGTGTGACTGTGTGTAC
The Toxorhynchites rutilus septentrionalis strain SRP chromosome 2, ASM2978413v1, whole genome shotgun sequence genome window above contains:
- the LOC129768694 gene encoding cuticle protein 16.5-like, whose translation is MFRLVVLSAVFAAAAAAPSATLVASAPLAYSHVAAVPAVVAQKEISYQKSIIEEPTITHVGNIEKKIPTGHSYQSFTQYHNEQVAEHVYAPAVKKTIVETPVEKTVYQAAAVATPAITYAAPAHVQTAYVEAAPALTYASAPALTYAAAPIAKAAYVEAAPALTYAKTSYVEAAPALSYATAYGAPLAKTAYVHSYPTVYGSAPAVYAKH